A DNA window from Deltaproteobacteria bacterium contains the following coding sequences:
- a CDS encoding Trm112 family protein produces MAISKELLEILACPQCKGEVVLTEAQDALICGACKLRYRIQDDIPIMLIDEAERLE; encoded by the coding sequence CTGCTCGAGATCCTCGCCTGCCCGCAGTGCAAGGGCGAGGTGGTCCTGACCGAGGCGCAGGACGCGCTCATATGCGGGGCGTGCAAGCTGCGCTATCGGATCCAGGACGACATCCCGATCATGCTCATCGATGAAGCCGAGCGGCTCGAGTGA